From the genome of Syngnathoides biaculeatus isolate LvHL_M chromosome 15, ASM1980259v1, whole genome shotgun sequence:
CATGACGTCGTAATTGCCGTcgatatttttgtgaaaacacttcAAGGCCAATAATTAAAATCTACGGcgctgccttgagatacgagtgactcAACTCGAGATCCGTTTTTCGTTCGGGTGATTTTTCGCTTGGCTGAAGCTAATCTCAAGATCGCTTCTCGACAATTCAAAACGTTTTGCCTCGAGGTACACTAGCTTAATCCTAACACATCATCGGAAATGACATGGAAAGAAGGAGCGGAACAATTTTCATTGAGCTGAAAAATCTGTGACAAAACTTTACTTGGTTCTTTTTATTTAACTACATCACGatgttttcacaattttattttctatttaaagcagatattttgttcttttttggggtTGGAGAGGCCGGAACGGATTAgcgacatttccattcatttcagtggccAAAGACGATTTGAATGTTTTGACGTACAAGCACGGCCACGGAACGGATTAAGCTCGTATCTCGAGGCACCGTGACACGGCAGTGTGCATCTAAAGGAGCTACGGTGGCAACGAGGGGTCAAAAAGGTTCCGAACGCAGCAACaatgttgaaagaaaaaaaaaacaattgtgcaTGCTCGTAGCGATTTGATACCTTTATCTTTAACCCCCCCACCTTGACCTTTGCACATTCGAGTGCAAAATTCAATCATACGTcgctaaagctaatgctaacaaatttGGAGAATGTACAGTACTAACTCAAAGTTGGAGAttcggctgattttttttttcttttttttttttcttattttggctttatgttcactttttttttgggggggggggcgtcagcGGTCCCTGCAATTCGTCCCCGTGCGTCCGTCTTTGCTGCATCCGTTCCCTTTTCTCAAGGTGAAGCCTTATTTGTCGAACGCACTAAATCGAAGGATGCCACGCcgaccacccccacccccccccctcgccttAACCTCCGCTCACATCTCACGGCGGTCCGAATCCCCCctcgtcccccccaccccccatttcaCACAGGGTTGAAAACGGACAACGAGACGCTTCACTTTCACTCCACCCGCGTACCTTAATCACCTCCCGACTCAGCCAAAGGCATTCGCAGCTCAGCCAAAATCACCGCGACAGATTCAGGCATCGCCGAGCCTGAGATGccggaatgtaaaaaaaaaaaaaaaaaaaaaaaaaaatattgtgtgtgtgtgtgtgtctatttgTGTGCGTGAGTGCAGATCGCGCATGAAATTCATGCATGAGACCGTCACCGTCGTCCTGCATGCGGTTGTAACGACAAcgacaaaaaaagtattaattacacatttattacGCCGGGTCATACGTTCCAATGCGCCGCTTGAgaattacacatttaaaaaaaataaaaataataataatggctaAAATCGAAAAGTCGAACACCACGACAATTCCCTGCTGAGAACCGAATGACAatgaaaaattggaaaaaaataaaattccacgTGAAGAGCTGGGTTTCAAATTGTATGCAAAGACAAAATCtgctaaataataatttttaaaaatgtcagcaccgcccacttcctgcttcccaCCAAAGTCGGCCATGTTTGCGCCGATTGGCCGACTGCGAGTGAGCCCAAACGAGTTCATCCGGCCCCTGCTGAAGCATTTTGAAACTTTAAgaaaattaatatatatatatatatatatatatatatgtgtgtatatacatatatgaatTATTTTTCTACAGCTACTTCCTTCACGAGCGAACCGGTCGCCAaaccatcactttttttttttttttttttttttggtgccactTTAATCACAAGGAAGCCTGACAacgcgctaaaaaaaaaaaaagtctatttttaaaagaagtggAATGATTCATCTCCCTTATAtatctataaatatatataaaaatacacacatatctAAAATCTAGATAGGGCAGCAGGAAGAATATTTTGATACAATTCTGCACCAAACTATCATTTCGCTTCCCCGTGTTCTTCTTCCTGCGCTGgcgtgtttgttgttttgtctaCTACactgtggaaaatgttttttttttcccccctctctaaATGAATATGATTGTCAATTTCTTGTAATTTTcccgtgtgtgcgcgcgcgtgcgcgGTGTGTAAATTGTCAACTCGCTCTCgggtgcccttttttttttttttcttcttcttctgctgagtTGTGCTGTTGTTGTTCTCGTGCAACGATGGAAATTGTTCattgcaaatacaaaaaaaaaaaaaagaagaaaaagcaaataTGTTGCGGCCTCGTTTTTTATCGACGTTTATTCCGCCGTGACGCCGATCGAGCTTATGTGCGACTCGCTTTTATTCGATATTCGGTGGCGACGTGAGAATACGTCATTTATAATTCATATTACGTGAGAGGGGGGCACGGTGTtgcggctggtaaagcgttggcctcgccgttctgaggtcccgggttcgatcccagaccccggcttttggagtttgtttgttctccccgtgcctgcgtggcttttctccgggtgggcactccggtttcctcccacatcccaaaaacatgcaaacaataattgcacactctaaattgcccgtaagtgtgattgtgggtgcggctgtttgtctccatgtgccctgcgattggctggcgaccagttcagggtgtacccccgcctcctgactgttgacagctgggagaggcttgACCACTCCCttcgacccttatgaggataagcagcaaagaaaatgaatggatgtttagaTTTTACAAATAacgttttttgcaaaatcccATGAAACGTATCCATActacgattgcctggcaactggttcagggtgtaagtctgccttctgcccgacgacagctagGATTGTTTGCAGCACTcctccgaccctcgtgaggataagcaactcagaaaatgggaCATATACGgcgccttgtgaaagtattcggcccccttgaacttctCAACCTTTCGGCACATTGCAGGCTTCAGACATccgtccacccatccattttctttgttgcttatcctcacgagggtcacaggagtgctgcagccaatccgagctgtcgtcgggcagaaggcagacttacaccctgaactggtacatagagacaaccaatcgcaccttgaggcaatttagagtttccaatttaatgttgcattttttatggatgtgggaggaaaccggagtgcccacccggagaaaagccacgcaggcacggggagagcaagCAAACTCCACCAGCcggggtctgggatcgaacccgggacctcagaacggcgaggccaacgctttaccagctgttccaccgcgtcttcaaacataaacatataaaattttccatttttattgtcaagaatcaacaacaaggtgtgacacaatcgtgaagtagaACAAAATTGATTGGAAATTTGATCCTTTTTTTGTAACAAATCAAAAAACTGAACAGTGgcgcgtgcaatattattcgacGCCTcgactttcagtgcagcaaacgaGGATCTCCGAACGACGCGACGCTCAATAGAATCCACCTGCGCgcaatcaagtctccgtataaatgcagcTGCTCCGCCTTCGTCTCGAGGTTCTGTTTGGAGTGCCGAGACCATCGCGAAGACCGAGGACCACACCGGGCAGGTCTGAGCTACATTCAAAGAGTTCTGGTTGGCTTATTTACCAACTGATGTTACGGCACTTTGCGCTAGTGGTCAACGCATCTGGCTCCACAGTTTCTTCTGTGAGAAATTTTGCGTTTTGAGGTATCGCCGAGTCAGCAAACTCCCGCGGCCCGCTCAGGACGCGTCATCAGAATCAGAGTCCGTAACAAGACGCGAGGAATTACAATGTGTCGCGTTATCTCGCCGCTTCCTTATCGGGGCGAGTCAAGGCCGTTTCCAGACACCCGAACGTTCGCCGCCAAATGaacctccctaaaaaaaaaaaaaaaaaaatacaggcgCTCAGATTTTGCTTTGTGAAATTGTTTATTACGCAAAATCCAAAACGAGACTTCgtacaaacaataaatagccacaaaaaaaaaaaaaaaaaaaaaagagtcttgGAAAAGTCACATTTGAGCGAGTTGACCTAGTAAAAGGTAAAAACTGTGCGGTAATAATAAAAGAATATCATCATCTACGTCATCTTTATGTACCGTACACAAATATCGCGGCATATCTAATAAATGCGTATCATTCGTTTTTAAGGATAATGTTTTGCGGTCGCATGATTGTGAAAAATAGGTTGTATAAAGGagtgtatttacattttcaattattAATAATCTCAAACATTCTGGGGTGGTGTTAATTGCTTGCAATTTTCATGGGGGGGCTGCAAATAATTCACGCCCATGCAAAAAATTTTTGCAGTTGATGctccaagatggcagcaaaacatGTTCTACTGGCTAAATGAAGCtcttcacttcaacatagttcattGGTTTCAGACAGTGGCGGTTCCGGACCAATTTTAttgagggggggggcaaggggGGGGGTTCTCAGAGGAAGTCCAAAGGCCATACTCGCCGGTCACGCCCTAACCAAAACCTGGAACCTTCCAGAAAACTTAAAGGTCCAACACGGAgtgggacggacggacggcgtTAGACGTGGGCGCTCTTGGCGTGGTTGGAGGCGGGGGCTttggcggcgggggcggcggccgGCGCGTTGTTCCCGCCCGTCTTGGAGTAGTAGAAGCGGTTGGCGTCCTGGTACGGGCGGGGCGACCCCGGCGACGAGGAGCAGCTGAGGACGCCGCCGCCCAAAAGGGACAAGACGGCGCCCGCCCAGCCGGCGTACAGCGAGAAGCCGAAGGACAGCAGGTCTTCCCTGGGCTCCACGCCCAGGGGGAACCAGACGGTCGGCACCAGCCCGCACAGTCCTGAGGGGGCGCAAACATTGGCCAGATGGAGCCGCCGTTAGCATTTAGCGCTTAGCGAAAGAAGCGACGGCATTATGGATTTCAAAAAGGgtgcaaaatggatgaatggatatattgCGGTTAGATTTCAAAACTGCTTCCCCTTGTAGGTGATTGGTTGAGAATTACAACAGTCAACTCGAATCttggttcccattttttttttttttttttcaattttagttgATTTCAGAGAATTTTGACTTATGGATACGTTTTTGCTTACTTGTACAAAAACTGTATCGTTTTGCTCAAGAGGTTCTATTTGCAGGTTCCATGATCCACCTATAAATCAtttgaaacaaagacaatttagaaATAACTCAATGTTATGAATTTTGGAATGTTCACATCGTTTGGGTCGTTAACGTGGAATGTGCAGTGACATGCACCAGAAAGTCatgcaaaacaatttgaaactgAATTAATCTCCATTAATTGTTGATGATTTGGTTGTAAATAGTTTTATTTTCGCATCTTAAATTActaaatagtagtagtagtagtaaacgTGGACGTTCGAACCCCCACAGTTTGACACAGACCGCCCCTTTTAAATAATGGCACAGGGTGTGGCAAATGCTAATTTAACTAAATGCTGTGGACCGCTAAAAACAATCCATGGCCCACAAATAGCCCCCGTACCGCAGTTTGCACAAACCCGATATAAACACCCATCCAGGTAGGGGGAGAACAgggcccagatttgaacccgcaacctcagCATGCGTATGATGATAGCAAAAGCGTGCTACGTGCGGCGTTCCCCCAGGACCACCCTTAAGTAcccttttaatatttttctcgTGAGGCGAATCTGACGTCGCGGCTTTTCCGCAGTAGTTTCCCCCCCGGTTGATTTTGGAAAGTGTCACGTGGTACTCCCCCGGGGGTTAAAATGCCGTTTGCGGACTTTCGGAAAATTCCGCTCGCAGGGCGCCGCCGCCCCGGAGTAGGAAATAGGCGTCGGCGTCCTCTGACGCACTTCGGGGCACGaggtcgcaaaaaaaaaaagtactcaccgACGACGATCATGACCAAGCCGCCGGCGACGGCGCGCTTGTCCTTGGAAGTTTGGGCCTCGTCGCCCAGGCGGATGCACGGCATGGACATGAGCAGGGTGGCCACGGCGAGCAGGCCCAAGATGGACGCCGTCACCATCAGGGCTCGGGTGGTCTGGATGTACACTGCGCAACGCAAACGCAAAGAAACGCTCGCCTTACCGCACTTATTGCGCAtttcgaaacaaaacaaaacaacaaccccccgcccccaatattttaaatgtgcataCAACTACTTTCATTCAATAAATACGAACAGCAATATAATATTTATACGTACTAAGTACTATTGTGTAGATTATCATGGAAGATAAAatataatcaaatgaaaaaaatatagaataaaaaaaagtcagcgtaAACACAATAAGAATGGAATTCTGGAATAAAATTGaaacaaatagaaataattttacCATATAAAATTAATATAgcatgaaaaaatggaaataaattcGACGTAAAAAACctcgagatgaaaaaaaaacattactcatagtaaatgggtaaaaaaaaaagattaaatcaTGTAAAGATAAAGATTTAAATCatatgttaaaaatataaatgcaagaTAACCCTTAAACAgagtaaatgtgtaaaaaatggttaaatcatgttaaaatattaaatgaaaatattaaagatttgattttaaaaatataaatgcaagaTAACCCTCAGAGTgtgcgtttctttcggcttgtccctttcggggccgccacagcgtatcatctcagatgaacgcgcatatatgtttggcacaatttttacgccggatgcccttcctggcgcaacccagtgggatacgaacccacaaccccaggcttaccaaaccagtgttctaaccaaaaaaaacccaactaaaaaaaatgcttaaatcatgataaaatattaaatgtaaatattaaagaTTGGATTcaatcataattttaaaaatataaatgcaaggTAACAATTGGTGAACATTTCTAGATATAAAATGAGTAAtttaatgcttttgtttttgttttttttttttggttaccgGGCAGGTCGAGGATCTGCAAATAAGTGGAGCACTGGTACAGGTCCGTGAAGACGACGCACTCGGCCCAGGGGCCCCTGACCCCCAGCTGCTCCATCATCTTGCAGGTGTGCGGCGCGTACTTGCACGTGATCACCCAGTCGTTGGTGGTGGCGGCGATGACGATGCCCAACCAGCCCAGGCAGCTGAGCACGAAGCCGCACAGCCGCACGCAGGATTTGCCCATCGCTGACCCGACGAAGGTTTTGGCTTTTCCGACCCCCCCCTTCGCATATATATACCGCGGAATTCAGCGAGGGGGACCACGAAAAGACATGCCCAAAACTTTTCAGCCAATCGGTGAGTTCTCGGcaccacctctttttttttttttttttttttatttttccaccttCTCCCCAACCAAAACGAAACGACTCCCCCTGCTGGTCGATAtacgcttttttaaaaaaaatgtaaactattattatttttttttaagatagccCAGGTCATTTgtcaattatgtaaaaaaaaaaaaacaaagaaaaaaaatccccccccaaaaagctcGGCGTGTATAGAATAGCTCTAATCAATtagaaaactgtattttgtatatTCATAATTGTTTAGTGTATTTTATGGAATATGCAGGACTGATggataatattttatatatatatacagggtgtcgcaaaaaatattttttaattctacTCTTGATGTCTACAATAATTtcaagtatttacattttttcggGGTCACCCTTTATATCAAATCGTGGTTTGCACGTGATGCGGTTTATGAAATGCACTGTAGGGATCGCCGCTACCAGGAGGGGGCGCTGAGGTCAAgcggtattatttttttcatttgtagatCAAGATGAAGAAGCGCGCCTCAATCATCTTTGTGGTGTCACGTGTAGGAAAAACGTGACCGGCATTTATGACCCTGTTTAATCGCagatatattcatttatttattttgttcttaATTATGTTAAAATCAGCAAAGACTAAATTGGCAGGGAAGGaagtaaaaatagatttttgtttaGTTGGCTTTGATGATGTTCATGaggttaaaaaacaacaacaaatgcaaaatgttttggttcATTGAGActgtttacaaaagaaaaacattttgggttacccaaaaaaaaatttttttaaaccaaaattcaCGACTAAACTGATCTATTCACTGATTATTATGTTTGTTTACTAAAACATATGTCTGCTGGATTTATCAAAATCGTctctttatgaaaacaaaagtcCAAAGAGTAAATTgccttttttgatttttttggctgttcctctacgCGCTTGTTTTTCATTTGGCCGGGCCGAACCAGAACCTGGAAGTCATCCATTTCCTCATTGGCGTGaagtcttgttgttgttttgcgcTTGGCGtgcgctcctcctcctcatcctcctcatctTTGTTATTCGGCGAGTTTGGGGAAACAAACAGATTGCTCGAAATCTTGAGCTCGTCGCAATCCGTTCTGAACGCCgcgcttgttgctaggcagatttCCTGGGGCGCAATCGTTCCTGCCCCatgaacggaaaaaaaaagcacaaaaaatgttgataGGGACGGGAAATCGCGGATTAAAACCAAGGTGAGGCTTTTAAACATTTTCCCCCTCCTTCCTTTCTTACCTTCTTTCCTTCATCCTCCCTTTTTTGTTCTATCCTTGcaactttccttccttccttttcgcCGGGGCTAACGAAACGGGCGGCGGCGGACctcgagccgagcttccaggcggcggaggccgttagccgcaGACGccgaagctaagctaaaggcctccgccgccaccgaagctcggctgaAGAACCATCACGTCACGtacgcccacgtacatcatgtgactcgcaaaatggcggcgcccctgaaaattcgtaaattgttgacaaaaatcttctcaaaacacgattaaatgaggcAGGATTCAGCATCACGttatcaaaatagagtacatattacgtgacctatcggatacatttttaatgcaaaccactggaattcccctttaaaatagTGTCAAAgtgacatgcattttttttaatctacactggatatatttcatattttaccaACCTAAAACGTCGCGTTTTGCGTACAAACCAAACGCAAAGAAAACCGACGCGGGTacgccaacccccccccacccccctcacgCTCGGACGTCTTCTCGCCTTCAATCCCGCCATTTCCCTCCATGTCGTCACCACGGTTACAATCCCGCCCGGCCTCGTTTGCATAATATTCCCATTCCCTTGCCGTCTCACTCCTCCCGCATCAGACAAATTGCGGCGGGAATCATAGCGGGATATGACCCGCTTACTTCTGCCCAACTTcttcccgtgtgtgtgtgttagacaGGCTTTTGTCCGGAGAAGCGAAGTGCGACACTCGCACGGCCGACTGCTCCGAATGCTCGCCCGCAACGATCCGTAGCGCGTCTTTAAATCTACGCGCTTGCGACAATTATGTATTTACATTGAAAAGCGCGCGAGGCGATTAAAATCGGCCCCGCCGCAATGTCAATCCGCCACCGGGGGGGGCCGGCTTAAGAGCTAACGTCGCTAACGTGACTTCAAAGCCTGCTGCGGTTCACGTATTATGTTATTAGCTTTAACTGTTAGCTTTgagtgaagaaaaataacataaacatataaaaaatttggattttggatccattttttttagtatgagTATTTTTGGTGCCTGGTTAACACATGTTTTGCTACGgttaaggagaaaaaaatgctttgagaaGATACTCAGGGGGACTATGGAGTGTAAAGCAGCTAAGCCAATATTAGTCTGGATCGTCCCAGGTGATACACAGTAGCAAAGTGGAGAATGCGGAGTACAGTGATGTGGCATCCAGTCCTAGGCCACAGCCCTGGCTAACGTTAGCTTGTAGTCATGCTAAAGGTGACAAATTTTACATGAGAGCAGACTAAGGGCcactgcagcaaagtggagactgtggagtccAATACGACAAAATCCAGACCTACACCACAGGCGGAATTATAGTTAGCATTTATTGATGTCAAAGCAGACTGATGCTATCCTAGCGGAGATTGCGGAGTGCAATACGGCAGCATCTGGGACCTAAGGCACCGGCTAGGCTAACATTAGCTTCAACTGATTTCACAAGACACAAATGTTAAACCGAGAGGTGACAAACGGCAGCAGaatggagactgtggagtcTAATACGACAGAATCCAACCCTACGGCACAGGCTGAATTATTGTTAGCGTCTATTGATTTCAAAGCAGACAGATGCTATCCTAGCGGAGACTGCGGCGTGTAATACGGCAGCATCCGGACCTAAGGCAGATGCTATCCTACAGGAGACTCTGGGCTGCTGCAGCAAAGCGGAGACTGCGGAGTGTAGTACGGCAGCATCCGGGACCTATGCTAACGTGAGCTTCAAGTATTTTCAGAAGACACAAATGTTATCCGAcaggtgacaaagggcagcagaatggagactgtggagtcTAATACGGCAAAATCCAGAGCTAAGAATAAGGCTGAATTAAAGTTAGCATTTATTGATTTCAAAGCAGACAGATGCTATCCTAGCGGAGACTGCGGCGTGTAATACGGCAGCATCCGGACCTAAGGCAGATGCTATCCTACAGGAGACTCTGGGCTGCTGCAGCAAAACGGAGACTGCGTAATACTGCAGTATCCGGACCTATGCTAACGTTAGCTGATTATAGTTAGCATCTGTTGATTTCAAAGCAGACAGATGCTATCCTACAGGAGACTGTGGGCCGCTACAGCAAAACGGAGACGGCGTAATACTGCGGCATCCGGAGCTATGCTAACTTTAGCTTCAACTGATTTCACGAGACACAAATGTCACCCGAGAGGTGACAAACGGCAGCAGAATGGAGACCGTGGAGTCGGGCGACctgctcatcctcatcatcatcgttGATTCTGGTTCTAAGGGATGCGTTCAGTGCAGTTTTTGTAGTTTCCCGCCCAAAGTCGGCTTTCTAATGCGTCAGTCGTCCGCCCCCAGAGCGTGTCAATCAAAACCGGACGCGTCACGCCGCCgatcgtgccccccccccctcccgccacAAATTATTTACGAGCTGGAGATTGAACGAGCTCCGGCGGGTGCCGCGAGGGTCCGCTTATTGCAAAAGAACCGCGTCGGCCCACCCGCCCGCCCGCTCGCATCCAAATGATTttcaatcaaaacatttttttctttttccttttcacgGAGGGagggggaatggggggggggggtcgttcaATTTCCAAGACATTTGGACAAGCAGATGTCGGGGGAAGGAtggaataaaatagaaaataagaAGGGCAGAGTTATTTTATAGTCATTTGGCACATGTTTTTTGCTGACActttgataataaaaaaaaaaaaaaaaaaacctcgcgTAAAAATGTAATCTGCAGTAACAAGCGTCCGACGCGCGACTTTACAACACACGCGGCGTCGCTCGCGCATTGCTGCAGTGTCGGCTCGccaagtcgtcgtcgtcgtcttgaTTTGTGGCTGCTTCTGGCCTCCCGAGCGCCATCCTCACGGCGGGCGTCGCTTGCGTCCCCCCCACCCGGCCGTGTCGGCCATTAGTATCAATGAACGGCGGCGGACGCCGTTAGCCGTCGGGCTACTGTGTTCCGCAGAaaaatcctttttaaaaatttggcgaaaaaaatactttacgaCTGTGTAATAACATTCTTCAAAAGTTGAAATAAATGTCAGATATTTATGCATCAAAGCaggaaagttggaaaaaaaaatcgaaaaacAAGTGGCAATAAGACGCCATTTTTGCTTCAAACGGTGGCAAAAATGCAGACCAGCGACTGTGTCGCTAAGATGAAGATGAAATAATCACGATTTTGGCgggtggggagggggaaaataaatgaacagatGTTTATTTCACGGACGCAAATTGCCGTGCGGTATGGGTGGGGGGCAACAACGGCGCACAATTAAATATGCGCTCAGTTAATGCGTTTACACTTTCACTTCATCTCTGCTGAAAACGTCGTCGTGCGGAGCCACGTGTTGCTTTTTAATTGCGTTTCGCGGCGTTATGCGCTTAATGAAGTCGACTCGTTACGGCTTTATTAATGGCGCCAGACGTTTGCGTTGTTTACGCGTGGCGCGTGACAACTGTGACAGGTGTCGCCGTGGCGACGGGCGCATCAAGCCCCCGACCCCGCGACGGCAAAGTCGAAGGTTTTTAATCGGTCCTCGCAAAACTCCTCTTACAGCATCGTCGTTCAAAATAAAACGTTTACgatgatttgatttaaaaaaaaaaaaaaaaaaaaatccaccaaaagGAATATTACGCTTTAAATTATGCCTAAAAATTTGATACATATTCCTCAAAAGTTAGATAAAATATGGCTGAAAAACAGTTATCGGTGGTTCCATAAGAGTGCAAAATGTCACGAGATGTCCATGCggaggtggacccaaatgcaggactccgaggcaaaggtatagtgttcagtgggttttattagtaatctcaatgaactggcaaatgcccgtgacgaAAACTCCCAACATAAATACATTGTCAGTTAACGCACCGCACGctcaacagctgtgacgagtgtCAGAGGTGGCCCCGCCCGTAGCGGTGatcaggccacgcccctcccggCAGCACTCCAGTCCCGCTCATGACACAAAAATTAGTGCGCGGTCGGCAATaggtgagggtttttttttagcggCCGCGTCGGGGAATTTGCTAATGGTGGATCCGACTAAACCCTGGAAACTTGCTTCACGCTGTGGGCCTCCCTGACCTGTTGGCGAGTGCATCAATTGCGGGTTATGATGTAATATCAATATTGTTTATAAACACACATacagatctttaaaaaaaatcgacttTTCTTTGCGTGCCGACGCTTAAGGCTCGCCGAGTGTGCCCGATCCAAATggcaggaccccccccccatcccccccatttttatgaattttctttttttaatatatacacaGCATTTCCCAGATAAGATTAGCGCTAATGGACTAGCGTGGCGAGGGGACTTCTTCAG
Proteins encoded in this window:
- the cldn11a gene encoding claudin-11a is translated as MGKSCVRLCGFVLSCLGWLGIVIAATTNDWVITCKYAPHTCKMMEQLGVRGPWAECVVFTDLYQCSTYLQILDLPVYIQTTRALMVTASILGLLAVATLLMSMPCIRLGDEAQTSKDKRAVAGGLVMIVVGLCGLVPTVWFPLGVEPREDLLSFGFSLYAGWAGAVLSLLGGGVLSCSSSPGSPRPYQDANRFYYSKTGGNNAPAAAPAAKAPASNHAKSAHV